From one Paenibacillus sp. FSL K6-1330 genomic stretch:
- the cysT gene encoding sulfate ABC transporter permease subunit CysT, with the protein MTTWIRHKGWTWGFRSTVLLYFLALIVLPIFGVYVQSFSAGWSHFTESIMDPIAWKAVLLTIKLGVISTFINVLIGTMIAWVLIRYKFPGRTLLNSLVDLPFALPTAVGGLMILLLLGPGSFLGGLAEKLGFEIVFHQPAIVIAMMFVTFPFVIRAVQPLLEELDPLEEEAAYTMGASRTRTFFKVILPSMLPGIISGGMLAFSRALAEFGAVVLVAGNIPGRTLIASVFIFGEVESDNPAGAAAVSILLLTLSFIILWVINAVQQRGRRV; encoded by the coding sequence ATGACAACATGGATTCGTCATAAAGGTTGGACTTGGGGTTTTCGAAGTACCGTACTGCTTTATTTTCTTGCCTTGATCGTACTGCCGATCTTTGGGGTATATGTGCAATCATTCTCTGCAGGATGGAGTCATTTTACGGAGAGCATTATGGATCCGATAGCGTGGAAGGCTGTGCTGCTTACCATCAAGCTGGGCGTCATCTCTACTTTCATCAACGTGCTTATCGGAACGATGATTGCATGGGTGCTCATACGTTATAAGTTTCCGGGAAGGACGCTGCTGAACAGTCTGGTCGACCTGCCTTTTGCGCTGCCGACAGCTGTAGGTGGTCTGATGATATTGCTGCTGCTGGGCCCCGGGAGCTTCCTCGGTGGTTTGGCAGAGAAATTGGGTTTTGAAATTGTGTTCCACCAGCCCGCGATTGTGATAGCGATGATGTTTGTCACGTTTCCGTTTGTCATCCGGGCGGTTCAGCCGCTGCTGGAGGAGCTCGACCCGCTGGAGGAAGAAGCGGCATATACGATGGGAGCTTCCAGGACGAGAACCTTTTTTAAAGTTATCCTGCCGTCGATGCTACCAGGGATTATAAGCGGAGGCATGCTGGCATTCTCAAGAGCATTGGCCGAATTCGGGGCCGTTGTCTTGGTGGCCGGCAACATTCCGGGAAGAACGCTGATTGCATCGGTTTTTATTTTTGGTGAGGTCGAGAGCGATAATCCTGCTGGAGCAGCTGCCGTATCTATTCTGCTCCTTACCCTCTCTTTCATCATCCTCTGGGTGATCAATGCCGTACAGCAGAGGGGGAGACGAGTTTGA
- a CDS encoding secondary thiamine-phosphate synthase enzyme YjbQ translates to MLYTGELDTQGRDEMRDITREIHSYVKQSGVQQGTVLIYCPHTTAGIAINENADPDVKRDVLMSLDEVYPWNHPKYRHAEGNTASHLKSITCGPSQTVIIQNGHLLLGRWQGIYFCEFDGPRQRQYHVKIMEG, encoded by the coding sequence ATGCTGTATACCGGTGAATTAGATACGCAAGGCCGCGATGAGATGAGGGATATTACAAGGGAGATCCACTCCTACGTGAAACAGAGCGGGGTCCAGCAGGGAACGGTGCTGATCTATTGTCCGCATACGACGGCGGGGATTGCCATCAATGAGAATGCGGATCCTGATGTGAAACGGGACGTCCTGATGTCGCTGGATGAAGTCTATCCATGGAATCATCCCAAGTATCGCCATGCGGAGGGCAACACCGCTTCCCACCTCAAATCGATCACCTGCGGCCCTTCCCAGACCGTGATCATTCAGAACGGACACCTGCTTCTCGGACGTTGGCAGGGCATTTATTTCTGTGAATTTGATGGTCCGAGGCAGCGCCAATATCATGTGAAGATCATGGAAGGATGA
- a CDS encoding TetR/AcrR family transcriptional regulator, with amino-acid sequence MARRAVERELSRERILEAARHLFITKGYRAISMRSIGQHLGYSHGSLYYHFKEKAELFYAIVMKDFNDLNDLLLEISGKPPCDGVSKLEQLMLEFVRFGLDNPYQYEIMFMIRDEELLSYCRSEQGRCFEMFAMLVRQYLLEENYSEEERRTVPLTLFLSLHGFISYYIQDRIGFDEIKPAALTHIKVLCRSLYSRV; translated from the coding sequence ATGGCAAGAAGAGCAGTAGAACGCGAGTTGTCGAGAGAGCGGATACTGGAAGCAGCCAGGCATTTGTTCATAACCAAAGGATACAGGGCCATATCGATGCGAAGCATCGGGCAGCATCTGGGTTACAGCCATGGCTCCTTGTATTATCATTTTAAGGAAAAGGCGGAGCTTTTCTACGCCATTGTCATGAAGGACTTTAATGATCTAAATGATTTGCTGTTGGAAATCTCAGGAAAGCCTCCCTGTGACGGGGTATCGAAGCTGGAGCAGCTGATGCTGGAATTCGTTCGTTTCGGTCTGGATAATCCTTACCAATACGAAATCATGTTCATGATTCGGGACGAAGAACTGCTGTCCTACTGTCGCTCTGAGCAGGGACGCTGTTTTGAAATGTTTGCTATGCTGGTCCGTCAGTATTTGCTTGAGGAGAATTACAGTGAGGAAGAACGGCGAACCGTTCCGCTGACTTTGTTTTTGTCGCTGCATGGATTTATATCGTATTATATTCAGGACAGAATTGGTTTTGATGAGATTAAACCAGCCGCTCTTACCCATATCAAAGTGTTATGCCGGAGTCTATACAGCAGGGTCTGA
- a CDS encoding YigZ family protein has translation MLDRYKTVRQMGSKEIVIKKSRFIGHVMPVETEEEAVAFIEEIKKKHWNATHNCSAYMIGERDEIQKQSDDGEPSGTAGKPILEVIRNQGRKNVAIVVTRYFGGIMLGAGGLIRAYTDGAVAAIESGEPITRVLHREIFVELDYTWLGKVENELRNRGVRMGETNFADTVTLTCLPLDGDAQSFMTWMVDLTQGQSLITEGERLYFIEGE, from the coding sequence ATGCTGGATCGTTACAAAACGGTACGTCAGATGGGCTCCAAAGAGATCGTCATCAAGAAATCGCGTTTCATCGGGCACGTAATGCCAGTTGAAACCGAAGAGGAAGCCGTCGCTTTTATTGAAGAGATCAAGAAAAAACATTGGAATGCTACCCATAATTGTTCTGCTTATATGATCGGAGAGCGGGATGAGATTCAGAAGCAATCGGATGACGGGGAACCGAGCGGAACGGCGGGGAAGCCGATTCTCGAGGTGATCCGCAATCAGGGGCGGAAGAATGTAGCCATTGTGGTCACGCGTTATTTTGGCGGCATTATGCTGGGTGCGGGCGGATTGATCCGGGCGTACACCGACGGAGCCGTGGCTGCGATTGAGTCAGGCGAACCGATTACAAGGGTTCTGCACCGGGAGATTTTCGTGGAGCTGGATTATACCTGGCTGGGTAAGGTGGAGAACGAGCTTCGTAACCGGGGCGTTCGTATGGGAGAGACAAACTTTGCCGACACGGTGACCTTGACCTGCTTGCCGCTCGATGGTGATGCGCAAAGCTTTATGACTTGGATGGTGGATTTGACACAGGGGCAGTCCTTGATCACAGAGGGAGAGCGGCTTTATTTTATTGAAGGGGAATAA
- a CDS encoding glucose-6-phosphate isomerase, with protein MSKKIKFDYSKALTFVNQHEVDYFAEPIRTAHEQLHNGTGAGSDYLGWIDLPTQYDKEEFSRIQKAAAKIQSDSDVLIVIGIGGSYLGARAAIEMLSHSFYNELSKDQRKTPEIYFAGNNISSTYVTHLLQLIEGKDFSVNVISKSGTTTEPAIAFRIFRAELEKKYGKEEARKRIYATTDQAKGALKKLASEEGYESFIIPDDVGGRYSVLTAVGLLPIATAGINIEEMMQGAADASKEYSSPNVAENEAYQYAAVRNALYRKGKGIEILVNYEPSLHFVSEWWKQLYGESEGKDYKGIYPASVDFSTDLHSMGQFIQEGSRNIFETVIQVENVSEHITIESDPDDLDGLNFLTGKTLDFVNKKAFQGTMLAHTDGQVPNLIVTIPDFTPYSFGYLVYFFEKACGISGYLLGVNPFDQPGVEAYKKNMFALLGKPGYEKEKAELEARLSE; from the coding sequence ATGTCTAAAAAAATCAAGTTTGATTACAGTAAAGCACTGACTTTTGTTAATCAGCACGAAGTTGATTATTTCGCTGAGCCGATCCGCACAGCTCATGAACAGTTACATAACGGTACGGGAGCCGGCTCCGATTATCTGGGCTGGATCGACCTGCCGACGCAGTATGATAAAGAAGAATTCTCGCGCATCCAGAAAGCGGCTGCCAAAATCCAAAGCGATTCGGACGTTCTGATCGTTATCGGAATCGGTGGCTCCTACCTCGGGGCACGCGCGGCCATCGAAATGCTGTCGCATTCGTTCTATAATGAGCTGTCGAAGGACCAGCGCAAGACACCGGAAATCTATTTTGCGGGTAACAACATCAGCTCCACTTATGTGACCCACCTGCTTCAATTGATTGAAGGCAAAGACTTCTCCGTCAACGTCATCTCCAAATCCGGCACAACGACGGAGCCGGCTATCGCATTCCGTATTTTCCGTGCGGAACTGGAGAAGAAATACGGCAAGGAAGAAGCTCGCAAACGTATTTACGCTACGACAGATCAAGCGAAGGGCGCCCTCAAGAAGCTGGCTTCCGAGGAAGGCTACGAGTCCTTTATCATCCCTGACGATGTGGGCGGACGTTATTCCGTGCTGACAGCGGTGGGTCTGCTTCCGATTGCTACGGCAGGCATCAACATTGAAGAAATGATGCAAGGCGCGGCTGACGCATCCAAGGAATACAGCAGCCCGAACGTAGCCGAGAACGAGGCATACCAATATGCGGCGGTTCGTAACGCGCTTTACCGTAAAGGCAAAGGCATCGAGATCCTCGTGAACTACGAGCCTTCCCTGCATTTTGTATCCGAGTGGTGGAAGCAGCTTTACGGCGAGAGCGAAGGCAAGGATTACAAGGGGATCTACCCGGCATCCGTCGATTTCTCTACCGATCTGCACTCCATGGGTCAATTCATCCAGGAAGGCAGCCGCAACATCTTCGAGACGGTCATTCAGGTTGAGAACGTATCCGAGCATATTACGATTGAATCGGATCCGGATGATCTGGACGGATTGAACTTCCTGACCGGGAAAACATTGGATTTTGTCAACAAAAAGGCCTTCCAAGGCACCATGCTGGCCCATACAGACGGACAAGTTCCGAATTTGATTGTGACAATTCCAGATTTCACTCCCTATTCGTTCGGATATCTGGTATACTTTTTCGAAAAGGCCTGCGGTATCAGCGGCTATCTGTTGGGTGTCAACCCGTTTGACCAACCGGGCGTAGAGGCGTACAAGAAAAATATGTTCGCATTGCTCGGCAAACCTGGGTATGAGAAAGAGAAGGCCGAATTGGAAGCTAGACTTTCCGAATAA
- a CDS encoding NAD(P)-dependent oxidoreductase yields the protein MKKIGFIGLGTMGAPMASNLLKQDYDVTVYNRTHEKCRPLAEQGASISETPREAAEGQDLVITMVSNDQSIRDVFYGENGLLGSLKSGMTVIDCSTISESLVKEIASAVSGLGASFLDAPVTGSKPAAIDGTLVFMVGGDAAVIEAHADVFDTLGKKVIHMGPNGSGAVAKLAHNTIVGINNLALAEGFAIAAKSGIPADNFLELVQLGSAGSKAAELKGRKIIEGDFSNQFSLALMLKDLKLASSLTDGIGMPSPMLNLAKSLFQAGASEGYGEEDLSAVVKCYEAWIGQKIGEQQP from the coding sequence ATGAAAAAAATCGGGTTTATCGGACTGGGCACCATGGGCGCTCCCATGGCCTCCAATCTGCTGAAGCAGGACTACGATGTGACCGTGTATAACCGCACCCACGAAAAATGCCGTCCGCTCGCCGAACAGGGAGCCTCCATTTCGGAGACGCCTCGTGAAGCGGCTGAAGGACAAGATCTTGTTATTACGATGGTAAGCAACGACCAATCCATCCGCGATGTATTCTACGGAGAGAACGGTCTGCTTGGCTCCCTGAAGAGCGGGATGACCGTCATTGACTGCAGTACGATCTCCGAGAGCCTTGTCAAGGAGATTGCTTCCGCCGTATCCGGTCTCGGCGCTTCCTTCCTGGATGCCCCGGTAACCGGCAGCAAGCCTGCAGCGATTGATGGAACCTTGGTCTTCATGGTTGGCGGCGATGCCGCGGTCATCGAAGCCCATGCAGACGTATTTGACACCCTGGGCAAAAAAGTCATCCACATGGGACCTAACGGAAGCGGCGCTGTCGCGAAGCTTGCGCATAATACCATTGTGGGCATTAACAATCTGGCGCTTGCCGAAGGCTTCGCCATCGCCGCGAAGTCGGGCATTCCCGCTGACAACTTCCTGGAGCTCGTGCAGTTGGGATCAGCTGGCAGCAAAGCGGCAGAGCTGAAGGGACGCAAAATTATCGAGGGCGATTTCAGCAACCAGTTCTCGCTTGCGCTCATGCTCAAGGACCTTAAGCTGGCCTCTTCACTCACCGATGGCATCGGAATGCCTTCCCCGATGCTGAATCTGGCAAAGAGCCTGTTTCAAGCCGGTGCCAGCGAAGGCTATGGCGAAGAGGATCTTTCCGCTGTCGTGAAATGCTATGAAGCCTGGATCGGCCAGAAAATCGGCGAACAGCAGCCATAA
- a CDS encoding copper amine oxidase N-terminal domain-containing protein yields the protein MKWTKGLKAVTAAALLTTVLSSVTAVSPASAAAKPTASINNVTASGEVLIKQGSTFVTLTDLKPLGNYVMKYDNSKKQVTIQGDHRTVILTAGSTRMEVNGVQKTLPAAPLLHKGKTMIPLRAVAQAFDADIDWNGSLKTAYINKADAVMLADLKSSDLATARNAAAKLPYSSQLQKPELEMLPVEMQGVNYYFPKGNSNRFFLVDNDIAEYYEIQGGVKYLKWQGKLDYSAKAAANQNLFFLPPIQAEIGKQPDARNWTVAEFAFRYPSGVTSYKLLDRGKEWGEGYVELDNHSPGYKGEIVPIPEE from the coding sequence ATGAAATGGACCAAAGGTTTAAAAGCAGTGACAGCCGCTGCCCTATTAACCACTGTACTATCTTCGGTAACAGCTGTATCACCGGCTTCTGCCGCAGCCAAACCAACCGCTTCGATTAACAATGTGACCGCTAGCGGTGAAGTGCTGATTAAGCAGGGCTCCACCTTTGTTACCCTAACCGATCTCAAGCCTCTGGGTAACTATGTCATGAAGTACGACAACAGCAAGAAACAGGTGACGATTCAGGGTGACCACCGAACGGTGATTCTCACGGCGGGTAGCACCCGCATGGAAGTGAACGGAGTTCAGAAGACGCTGCCTGCAGCCCCGCTGCTCCATAAAGGCAAGACCATGATTCCCCTGAGGGCCGTAGCCCAAGCTTTTGATGCCGACATCGACTGGAATGGTTCTCTAAAGACGGCTTATATCAATAAAGCAGATGCCGTTATGCTTGCTGACTTAAAGAGCTCCGATCTGGCCACCGCCCGGAATGCTGCAGCCAAGCTGCCTTATTCATCCCAACTGCAGAAACCTGAGCTGGAAATGCTCCCTGTGGAAATGCAAGGCGTGAATTATTATTTTCCAAAAGGCAACTCCAATCGCTTCTTCCTGGTCGATAACGACATCGCTGAATATTACGAGATCCAGGGTGGCGTCAAATACTTGAAATGGCAAGGCAAGCTGGACTACTCCGCCAAAGCGGCTGCGAATCAGAACCTGTTCTTCCTGCCCCCGATTCAAGCAGAGATCGGTAAGCAGCCGGATGCCAGGAACTGGACTGTAGCCGAATTCGCATTCCGTTATCCTTCCGGCGTCACCAGCTACAAACTGCTCGACCGCGGCAAGGAATGGGGCGAAGGATACGTAGAGCTTGATAACCACTCACCAGGCTACAAAGGCGAGATCGTGCCGATTCCGGAAGAATGA
- a CDS encoding pyrimidine/purine nucleoside phosphorylase: MTQFKNATVTKAANVYYEGKVTSRTVLLDSGEKVTLGIMLPGSYEFGTDGPEIMEILSGDLRVLLPGEQEWLEIQGAATFNVPGNSSFKLEIRTVTDYCCSYPTM, from the coding sequence ATGACACAATTTAAGAATGCTACCGTTACAAAGGCAGCCAACGTTTACTATGAGGGGAAGGTAACCAGCCGTACGGTGCTGCTGGACAGTGGCGAGAAGGTAACGCTCGGCATCATGCTTCCGGGAAGCTATGAATTCGGCACGGATGGCCCTGAGATTATGGAAATTTTGTCGGGCGATTTGCGTGTCCTGCTGCCCGGTGAGCAGGAGTGGTTAGAGATTCAAGGGGCCGCGACCTTTAACGTTCCGGGCAATTCAAGCTTTAAGCTGGAAATCCGCACCGTTACGGATTATTGCTGCTCTTATCCGACCATGTAA